Part of the Pseudoalteromonas sp. Scap06 genome is shown below.
CTAACGGCTTAGCAAATGCCGCGGGAAGACTGTGCGATAAAGTAACATCGCTACTGTTTTTCATAATGTTCATGTTAGTAAGCCACTTTTCAAATTCTGGCGCGGGACGAGAGCCTAGAACTCGGCGCACGTATAACGCATCATGAAATGAGGTAGTTTGGTAATTGAGCATAATGTCATCGGAGCCCGGAATCCCCATCACAAACGAGCACCCAGCTACACCAAGCAGCGTAAGTAAATTATCCATATCATTTTGGTCAGCCTCGGCATGATTGGTGTAACACACGTCACATCCCATCGGAATACCCAGTAATTTGGCACAAAAATGATCCTCAAGCCCCGCGCGGGTAATTTCTTTGCCATCAAATAAATACTCCGGGCCTATAAATCCCACCACCGTATTAACTAATAGCGGATTAAATTTTCGTGCAACGGCATACGCGCGAGTTTCGCAGGTTTGCTGATCTAGCCCGTGATGAGCATTAGCCGAAAGCGAGCTGCCTTGCCCTGTTTCAAAATACATCACATTATTGCCTACCGTGCCACGCTTTAGACTCAGCGCGGCATCTTGTGCCTCAGCTAAAGTATTTAAACTAAAACCAAAACTCGAATTGGTGGCTTCTGTTCCACCAATAGACTGAAACACTAAATCAACTGGCGCCCCCGCTTCTATGCATTCAATCGTATTAGTGACATGGGTAAGCACACAGCTTTGGGTAGGAATTTCATATTTTTGAATCACCTCATCCATCAATGTCATCAATTTAATAGCCTGCGCCACGTTGTCGGTTGCGGGGTTTATACCTATCACCGCATCACCATTACCGTACAGCAACCCATCTAAAATACAGGCGGCAATGCCGTTAATATCATCTGTTGGGTGATTAGGTTGTAAACGCGTGGATAAATGCCCAGGTAAACCAATGGTGTTTCTAAATGCACTGGTTACATGGCATTTTTTAGCAATAAGGATAAGATCCTGATTACGCATTATTTTGCTAACAGCCGCAGCCATTTCCGGAGTGATCCCCTGTCTTACACTTGCAAGTACCGAGGGAGTTGCAAAGTCACTTAACAACCAATTACGAAAATCTCCCACGGTTAAATGAGCAATCGCCATAAATGCATTAGCATCGTGATCGTCCATAATTAAGCGAGTTATTTCATCGTCTTCATAAGCAATCAGTGCCTCATTTAAAAATGCCTTCAACGGAATATCCGCTAAGGTCATTTGAGCAACCGCTCGCTCTTGCGCTGATTGTGCAATAACACCCGCTAACCTGTCACCTGAGCGATGAGGAGTGGCTTTTGCCATTACTTGCGCCAAATTTTTAAAATTATACACCTGCGTGCCCAGTGTATATCGGTGCCTTTGCCCCATGATCTACTCCACATAACAACTAGTTCAAACCTTGGTACAGGTTTTGCTGACCTATAAGCTATAAATCAATTTTGTTTAGTTTCAAGAGAGCTTAATTCATACCAAGACACTATCGAATTTTGGCAAATCTTCATTTTTAGCTTTATTTCATATAGTTAACTATAGTTACAGGTGGTAACTTAATCTTAATAAAAATAAAAAAGCAAAGAGTAACTCCATTATGACGCAGCAAGATTTAGCTAGCGCACCACAAAAGAGCATGGTGCATACCCAAGATATAGATGAGCAAGCGCATAATCTAACGCAGTGGCAGCAAAAATATGATCAGCTCAGTGATGGGCGATTTTTTGGGTGTATAGAAAGCGTGGATTATTCTAATATTCATGCATTTGAAGAATACACAGAGCGTGCTCTTCACCAACAATGCGCAATAGCGCCACGATCTATTTGGCTTGGGATCCCAAAGCAGTCGCAGCAGAGCAAAATTAATGGCTTAAATGTGGCAAGTAATCAATTTATGTGTCGCACTAGTGAGAGTAACTTTGAGCTTATTACACCTGAGCAGTTTAATATTTATGGTTTAGTAATAGACATGCAATCGTTAGAACATATGGCTCAGATACAAGGGATGCACTTAAAAAATATAACGTCTTCAGATACTGAGCGACTGACAACATGCAACGCCATGCTAAAAAGTGCCCGGAGTATAATAAACAGTATGGTTAGCAACAACGCTTTTGGCCTAAATGCCGATTTACAGCAAGATATGCTTAATATGTTGGTATTACATTTACTAAACGAACAGACTCCGTGTCAACGCATCGCTCCCAGTTATAAACACCGCAAAGCGGTCGTTGATAAAGTTAAAGATTATATAAAAGCGCATCCACAAAACACGGTAACAATTACTCAATTATGCGAACTCACCTTTGTGAGCAGGCGTACCTTACAATATAGTTTTGAGAGTATTTTAGGGATAAACCCACTGCGGTTTTTACGTTTAACTCGATTAAATAATGTTAGAAGAGAGCTAAAATTAGCAAAGCAAGATAAACCCATTTCTGTGGTTGCTGCCAATTGGGGGTTTTGGCATGCAGGGCAATTTACCAAAGACTACACACAATTATTTGGTGAGAACCCTTCGCAAACAGTTAGCAACCATGCTTCTTACCTGAAAGATTCTAAATCGATAATACATGGATAACGAGGGTACGGCTTCGAGCTTCGAGCTTCGAGCTTCGAGCTTCGAGCTTCGAGCTTCGAGCTTCGAGCTTCGAGCTGCGGGAGGCGCTGCGCTGAAAGAATAGATTTAAGGGCTGATATGACTAGGTGCTAGACTGTTTGCACAAGCTCGCTACTCGTCACTCGAAGCCCGTTGCCTTCTCATTTACTCCTCATTCACTTCTCTTTGTGCAAACATGTTTTAAGTGATTAATTCACAAAGAGGTCATGAGACGCTGCGCGGAAAGAGAAGGCTAAAGGTGCTAGGTTGTGTTCGCTGCTCGTGACTCGAAACCCGTCGCTCGAAGCCAGCCTTATTCCGGTAAGTCAAAAGCCCTATTTGATCGGTGCTAATTAAGCCGCGATTAAATAGGACTCTTGTCCTGCATGTTTGTTGTTACGTTTAAACGAACCTTTACCTTTTTTAGCTTTAACCACTTGCGGTTTAAATACTTTAGAGGTTACCAGTGCCGCCAATGCGTTGTGCTTTATCACTCCTCGACCGGTGTCTACTGCGGATTTATTAACCGCTTTTGCTTTGCCTTTTTTAGCCATTTGTTTTTTCCTATTAGTAAAATGAGAGGGATACATATCCCACACTGATATTGATGGCGATTGTATGCTTAATTTTCAAGCATGCAACCATTTTTAATGTCTTTTTCAATGTTTTTTAAGCATAAAAAAAGCGCCGTTTAAAACGGCGCCTTTGCTGGTTTAACTTAACCTAAAAATTAAAAATTAAAAACTAAAGCTTAGTTTTGCATAGTAACTACGGCCATCAAAACCGTATGGTACTGCACGTAGCGGGTATTTAAATGCCCCATTTGAGATCGCATTTAGTACTTCATCATCACCTAATTCATCCGGTGTTTCATCAAATACGTTGTCTGCTCCAACCGATAACGAAAACATCTCATTAATTTCATAGCTTACGTTTAAATCTACGAGTACTGCAGTCTCTACGGTACTCGTCGCTTTAAACGAGCCATCTGTTGCAAGCTCAATATGGTCATTACCAAAGTACTTCACATCAGTTTCGCCAAAGTAATTAAAGCGGATCATTGCGCTGTAGGCATCACGCTCATAATCAAAGGTAAGCGTCGCACGTTCACCCGGTTGTCCGTCGGTTAAAAAGCTACTTTGAATGTCATCAAGTGCTACACTTTTTGGAATGCCGGGAGCTGCATTCACACTATCAATTTGAGTTTCGTTTAAATTACCCGCAAACGTAGCAGAAAAATTACCGTCATATAAATCAGTGCGGTATGACGCAATAATGTCCACACCTTGAGTGGTTGAATTCACTGAGTTTGAAAAGTAATTCGCCTGCACCGCACCCGTTGCTTGCAGAGCAGCAACCGCCTCAGGACTAAACGCCACATCATCAGCCGATAACAAGCTGCCTAATGTAATACGGTCTTCAATTTCTACACGGTAAAAATCCACCGTTAACGATAAATCACTGGTCACATCGTAAACAAAACCGGCACTGTAGTTAGTTGATGTTTCAAGCTTTAATGTATCAACGCCTAAAGCAGCAGGAAATGCAGAGCCCGTTGTCGCAGTAAACGACTGACTTAACGTGCCGTCAGACCCTAAGTTAGTGGTAAACGCAGTGTAACCACTTTGCTGTAATGATGGCGCTCTAAAGCCCGTTGATAACGCACCACGTACTGCAAAGTCATCATTAAATTCATAACGTGTTGCTACTTTACCTATGATGTCGTCACCCGCATTCGAAAAATCTTCATAGCGAAGAGCACCGCTCACATTCCATGCATCGCTTAACATGGTTTCTGCATCTACATATACTGCGTAACTATCACGATCGCTTTTGTTTGAAGCTTCAGGACGAAGACCGTTATAAGCTTGAAAACCACATTGTGCAAATTGACTCGGATCGTTCACCGATGGGTATGAGGTATCCGTGTTGGCTGCTCCACATGCGTATGATGCCACCTCACCTGGTACAATTTCATAGTTTTCTTTACGGTATTCAGCGCCAATTGAAACATAAACAGGCTCACTGCGACCAATATCAACAATTCCGTTTATATCTGCATTAAACGTTGTTTGATCAAATCTAAAGCCACCCGAATAACCCTCTGTTGGGCCAGCATTCGCGGCTATATCGGCATCGCTTGCACCCGGATTATTAAATAAATACTCCGCCGCGTATGACGCATTTAAAGTATTTCGTGAGGTAAAATCGTATTGATTTTCACCGTAAACAGCAGAAACATCGTAGGTCCAATCAGAGTTAATTTCACCTTTAAAACCAACTGCTACCGAAATATCTTGTGCTTCATTGTCGATTTGCGGTAAAAAACCATCGCTGTAAACTTGCGTTACGTTTTTAGACGCTTCATTAAAGTTACGGTAAAAGCCGTTGCCTAGTGCCGTGCGCTCAGAGTAACCACCAAATGAGTAAAGCTCTCCTTCACCCATTGGCAGGGCCATATTGTAAAATACCGAAGTGAATTCACTCTCTGCATTACCTTGTCCCCAACGTACTTCGTCAGATAAAGTACCTGGTGCAACATTAAGTGACCCACCCGTATCTCGCTCTGCGCGGTTAGTTTTATCTGCATCACGGTACTCAAGCGATAAATTTATAAAACCGCCCTCATTACCTAATTCAAAACCACGGTTTAAACCGGCTGAAATTGTTTCTCCATCACCTTCTGCCGTTTCGCCATATTGTACGTAACCGGTGGTTAAATCTGTTGAATCATTAAGTGATAAGTTGATAACCCCTGCAATTGCATCAGAGCCATACTGAGCCGCCGCACCATCACGTAACACTTCAACACCTTTTAAAGCAATTAGTGGAATCGCATTCATATCAGTGCCGGCAGAGCCACCGCCCACAGTGCTTGTTAAACCAAAAATAGATTGATTATGGCGGCGTTTACCGTTTACTAAAACCAGCGTTTGGTCTGGTTGTAAGCCGCGTAATGTAGCAGGGCGAAATAAATCAGAGCCATCAGAAACCTGTGTTCGCGAAAAGTTAAATGACGGCGCCGTTGCCTGTAAGCTTTGCCCAAGTTCGGTAAAGCCGCCTTTGTTTAAATCATCTGCGTCAATTAAATCAATAGGTGATGATGACTCAGTGGCTGTACGGTTTGAAACTCGCGATCCTAAAACAGATATTTGTTCGATATTTTTTTCAGCTTTAGTTGGCGCTTCTTGTGCATTAACCATACTTGGCGCACTAAAGGCAAAAGCAACTGCTACAGCCAAGGTGTTTAAACGATATGTTGACATAATGATGACCCTGTTTTGTGTATTCTTATAATGTGTGTAGGGTATATGCATGTATCCCCTTGCCAACATCCTAGCAACATACACAAACAAAAAGAAACAAAAAATTTGACAAAATTGGCATAAGAATGCAAATAACTTTAAAAAAAGGAAAATAACACCTTTAAAAGCTCAAAATACGCCCAAATTAGCAATTTAATATCTCACCCACAGAAGTTAATGCAATGTTAACCATAAGGATTTTCTTTATAATTATTAAAAACATCAACGTTGTATGTTTTTCATACCGCACTGAGCGTAAAACGTACTTACAATAACGTTTTATACGGTTTTTATTAGACTAAAGTAGATAATAAAAAATAAGAAAGGGAACTCAGAAGAGATTATAAATAGGTGGTTGTGTAGAACAGCCCGTTTATTATACGTTATTTTATATAGGGCCTATTTAAGATGTATAACTATGCCAATCAAATTCACTAATAACATGGCAAAGTAAAGGGTCTACGCCTTTTGAGTCACAGTATGCACGTAATTGCATGGGGGGTTGCTCGTCAAAAATAATTTGCCAAACTATATACAACATGTGATTAAACAGAGTTAACTCATTATCATCAGTGCCATCTAAATCGTGGCAACTCATTAATAAGTTACATATTTTTGTGTCGTATCCCCATAACTTTAAAACGTAGGCAGAAATAAAATTGGCACTTACGTATCCATCGCTGATGGTTTGCGCATGCTCATCTGACACATCGCTTTGAGCTTGAGATAATAAAATGATCTTGCCGACAAAACTCAATAACGCCACTGAAAATAACAATTCTTGATCATGCAAGTTAAAACCAGCCAGCTTTGCAAAATCCTTAACACAACTAGCGTAATTCGCCGCTATATTCAATTGCTTTTCATGCACATCAACAGGAATAGACGATTCAAAGTTTTTAGCAACCAATAAAGAGGTGGTGATAGCCATTAATATCGTGGTACCGAGCCTCGAAACAGCCTCATCTATTGACGATGTTGGCCTTACAAAACCAAGATAAGCGGAGTTTGCAAGTTGTAACAATTTAGCCGTTATTATTGGCTCTTGAGAAACAACATGGGCAATATCATGTAAATCAAATTCATCGCTTTGTACTAAGTCTCTGAGCTCTTTTAAAATAAGAGGATAAACAGGAAAACTGATCATAGCCCCTAACTGTCTACGCACATTATAAGCAAAAGGCAATGACTTTAACGCCGCCACATTATTAAAAAGTGCAGCTATGTCTGCCTCATTAAACGGTTTAGCAAGATAAGCATGAACAATATTAGGTTGTTGTATCATAGTACTCAACCTCATATCACCGGTAAGTAATGCTCTAACCGGATAGGGGTTCTTTGAAGAGCATTGCTCTAAAATATCCAGCCCATTCATTTGCGGCATTAAATAATCACTCAATACTAAATCAACGTCTTTTATGGCACTTAAAAGTTGCCAAAACTCATCAATATCCGCAGTCGTTATGATATCAACCTCTGGGAATACTCGATGAATAGTTCTTTGCAATACTTTTAATAAAAAAGCATCGTCATCTAAAATGATTACTTTAATCGCTTTCATTTAGCACCTTGAGTGTTTGCATGGTTTAAATAATTACAAAAATCATCTGATTCTAAAGGCTGCGAATAGTAATAACCTTGTATGTAGTCACAGCCTAATTTTTTAATTACTTCGCATTCAAAGGCAGTTTCTACTCCCTCAGCTATCACTATAAGGCTGAGATCATGAGACATACGCGTAATATTACGAATCATACTTTGCATCGCTAAAGACGATTCAATATCAGTAATAAGCGCTTTATCCAGTTTAACCCCATCTACTGGCAGTTTAGAAAGGTAACCAAGTGATGAATAACCCACGCCAAAATCATCAATCAATAGCTTAACCCCTAACTTTTTTAACCTTTTTAATTGTTGTTCGCAAGCAGAAAAATCTTCTATCAAATAGGTTTCTGTTAACTCAAAAACCAACTGTGATGACTCTAAACCATTGCAGCTTAAACATTCCAGCACATAGTCAATCAAACCGGGATCATCTTTTAATTGCCTAGCAGATAAGTTAATAGCCAACACGTTCACACCTATATTGTTATCACCCCAATATTTTAGCGTTTTACAGCTTTGAGAAATAACCCAACGCCCTATTGGTATTATCTGGCCATCACATTCAGCAATCGGAATAAAATGAGCAGGAGGAACCCAACCATATTTACTTGGCTCATACCAGCGAATGAGCGCCTCAGCACTGTGTACTTGTCCTGTTTCAATGTTAACTTTTGGCTGAAAACGTAGTGACAGTTCATCTTTATTTACCGCGATTAGTAATAAACGGCTTAACTCAAAATTCTTTCTATAGTCGGCTACTAGCTGAGGATCAAACCGGGAAAAAATACGCTGCTGCTCACCTAATTGATAATTCAACGTCAACTGCATCTGATTTACGAGTTCTTTTCCTTCTAAATTATCCTCAGGAAACAAACCATACACACCATATAGCTGCACATGAGCGTCAATATATTTTCTGGGTAGAATTTTATTTAACTGCTCAATCGCTTTATTTAAATCACTTAAAACTTCACTATCAGATTTAATTTCCGGAACAAATAATACAAATCGATCGGCGCTCTTATGAAAAACTTTGACAGATTTCTCCGATACGCTTTTTAACACTTTCAAAACCAATTTTATAAGGTGGTTGCCATCTTCTGCACCTAGCAAATCATTAATTAATTGAAACTGGGCAATACCTATATAAACTAAGGCATAACATTTTTTATTCGCTTCACACAGCGTTAAATGGTGATAAAATTCAGACTCGTTGGTTACCACCGACTGTGTTCTAGTAAGTTGAAAAATGTTACTCATGCTATTTGAGTTGCTCGATAATTTTAAGAGTTGAAAATAATCATCATTTAAACAACGCTCTATCATAACTTCTTCGTTTTTAGCTAGATCAGAGGCGTGTGCATAATTAATAAAAAGTGTACTGCTTTTCTTATCAACAAATGACTGACTTACTGATTTGTTTTGAGCTGTATCTAAATAAGCGAGGTGTTTATTTTCATATAAATGAATATCTGGAATAATTTCAGCTGCAGGTGCATTAAAACGATTTATAATACCGTTATTGTCTATTTCTATTAAGCCAGACATACTGCCCATTAATAATTGATCTCTTACTCTTTTTGCTCGGCGCTGTTCATATTTAACTTTCGCTTCGCTGATGTTCTCAAGTAACTCACTATCGACCCATGGCTTTTCTAAAAAACGAAATACTAACCCCTGATTCAGTAACTCAACCACAGACTTAAAATCAGCATACCCACTCAGTACTAGGTTTACACTATCAGGCCAGCGACTTTTAACTTGGCGTAATAAATCAGCGCCGTTCATTTCTGGCATTCTAAAATCAGTAATGATTATCTCAATTTGATTAGCCGCTAATATTTCAAGTGCCTCAAAACCAGAGGATGCCGTCAGCACATCATAACCAGAACGAGCAAGTACTCGCTTTAAAGATTTCAATACATTGAGTTCATCGTCTACTAATAAAATTCGCAAAGCCACTATCTACACCTCAAAATGGGGTTGTACTCTTGCTAACTTGATTGTTCTTCTAAGTACCCTTTGCTAAGCAACCAAAAATGTTCACATCAGCACAAGTATGTTGTATCTAACTACATACGCAATAATGCCACTTAGCTGTAACTGTCTATCTAACTGATACCTTTTCAGATCACCTATATTGGTTTAAGGTTTCTATCATTAATAAGTGATTGCAATCACTAGATACAACTTAAACAAAAATGATACTTTTTAAAAATAAGCCATCCAGTTCACTTTATATAATAATAGTCTAGAATAAATTCTAAGTGATTATTTTTAGTTAAAAACATCCAGCGTTGTGGCTATTATTACCAAGGGGCATCTATGTTCGCCATTGAAACTTTTCACACTCACGGCAGCGATATAGATAAATTTATCAAACCTGTAAGTCAGTTTACAAACAACAGTCCCGATTTACTGCTCGGGTTTGCTACAACCGATACCATTAAATATCTTTATAATAGCCAGCCCAACGTGATAAAAAACACTCAAAATTGCTTAATCATCTCCTCCTGTCTTGGCTCATCAACCGAAAAAAATTTATCGTTAAATGAGCAAAGTATTAGTTTATTCTCTATCAAAGACTCAACGGGTCATTATGGAATTGCCAGTTGCAATACAACTAATAACCTAAGAGAAAATGCAGCTAACACTGTACTCCGAGCTATTGCTAATGCAGGCCAAACAGGACTCGCCCCAAAAATGGTCTGGTGCTTTCAAGTCCCAGGGAACGAAGAACTAGTGCTACAAGGAATCCAAGATGCTATTGGGCAGCGTATACCTGTTTTTGGAGGAAGTTGCGCTGATAACGACATTTCGGCAAAGTGGTGTTTCAGCGATACTAAAAATGTATACCAACAAGGTTTTATCATTGCGGTGTTATATCCGTCTGTAGAAACATTCGGCTTTTATAGTTCAGGCTACGATATAACCAACCAGCAGGGCATAGTTACCAATATTGAAGGACGTTTATTAAAAACAATCGATAATCAGCCCGCTTTTGATGTTTATAATCAATGGCGTAAAAACCTAGGGTTTGGACAGTTAAAAGCGGGAAATATACTTGCCCAATCAGCAATGACCCCGCTATCAAGAGCTTTTGCTTCAGATGATGAAATCCCACGATTATTGTTAAGTCATCCAGCTATAGCAAAAAATGGATCGTTAGAATTATTTTCTAACCTACATGTTGGCGATACGGTTTACCTTGCCTCAGGAAGCCCAGAGCAATTAATAAAGCGAGCTGATATGGTTGTCACCTCATTAACTAAATTGGCAGAACTCCATGCTATAAAAAATATTACCGGTGGTGTTATTATTTTTTGCGGTGGTTGTATGCTATCAATTAAAGAGGCAATGCACGAAGTAAAGCAATCTATTGAAACACAACTTCCCACTATTCCGTTTATTATAGGCTTTACTTTCGGGGAGCTCGGGACATTCAGCGATGCGACCAGTAAACATGGTAACTTAATGATCTCATGCGAAATTTTTGGTGACCCAATATGAGTAACAATGAAATACTGTTAGAAAAGCTACACTTATTACAAGTTCATAATTTAGCACTTGAAGAAAACCGTGCCTTTAATAGCTTGATTTTAAATGGTCTAGATATAATCTTAAAAAACGACAACACAGAAACCTTACTCACTGAGTTTTTTGATATTTTGCATCAGGCCATTGCCTTTTCTGCGGCTATTTTAATTAAAATAAATCCAAAAGATGTAATGGCTACGTTAATTACAGCGTCGCATCCGAATAGCGATGCAATAATTACCCAGCTGGAAGTACTTAATAGACCCGATAGAAATATTAAAAATATATTTAACTTACATCAACTCCCTAATTGGCAAGTAACCGACCCTTTTTGGCATTCGCAATATGCCATGCTCACCACTCCAGTAAATACAAGTACAGAGAGCTACCAGCTCTATATTTTTTCTGAAAAAATTGGCGCGTTTAATCAGCACGATATTACTTTAATGCAGCGCTTTGTCAGTTTTGCAGGTAATACGATTTCACAATTTGAAAAACGAAACTTACTTGTTAAACAAAAAGAAATGGAGGAAAAACAAAATAACATCGAGCAAGTGTTAATTAACTCTGAAAAAATGGCTTCGTTAGGGCAAATGGCAGCAGGCGTTGCGCACGAAATAAATAATCCTTTAAGTTACATAGTTAGTAACATTCAAAATTTGGCATACAACCTTGAGCAATTTAGCCATTTCATTAACGCTCTTAAAACAGAGAGTGTCATAACGCAGCAAACATTAGCAGATTTGTTACAACATTTTCAATTTGATGGATTACAATCAGACTCAAGCGATATCATTGCTGAAATGACTGAAGGGGCTGATCGTGTTAAAGAGATTGTTCAAGGGTTAAGGCAATTTGCTCATCCAGATCAAACTAAAATTGGCGATATAAATATAACTGAGCTTATTGATAATACATTACGTGTTGCCTGGAGCGAAATTAAATACAGTGCCAAGGTCGAAAAGCACTACAATACAGAACCAATCATCATCACTGGTCGTTCGACCCAACTCTCCCAAGTGTTTTTAAATTTATTTTTTAACGCCGCTCAAGCTATTTGCGACAAAGTTGGGGTGATCACTATTACTACTAAAGCCGATAAAAA
Proteins encoded:
- a CDS encoding FIST signal transduction protein, with amino-acid sequence MFAIETFHTHGSDIDKFIKPVSQFTNNSPDLLLGFATTDTIKYLYNSQPNVIKNTQNCLIISSCLGSSTEKNLSLNEQSISLFSIKDSTGHYGIASCNTTNNLRENAANTVLRAIANAGQTGLAPKMVWCFQVPGNEELVLQGIQDAIGQRIPVFGGSCADNDISAKWCFSDTKNVYQQGFIIAVLYPSVETFGFYSSGYDITNQQGIVTNIEGRLLKTIDNQPAFDVYNQWRKNLGFGQLKAGNILAQSAMTPLSRAFASDDEIPRLLLSHPAIAKNGSLELFSNLHVGDTVYLASGSPEQLIKRADMVVTSLTKLAELHAIKNITGGVIIFCGGCMLSIKEAMHEVKQSIETQLPTIPFIIGFTFGELGTFSDATSKHGNLMISCEIFGDPI
- a CDS encoding helix-turn-helix domain-containing protein → MTQQDLASAPQKSMVHTQDIDEQAHNLTQWQQKYDQLSDGRFFGCIESVDYSNIHAFEEYTERALHQQCAIAPRSIWLGIPKQSQQSKINGLNVASNQFMCRTSESNFELITPEQFNIYGLVIDMQSLEHMAQIQGMHLKNITSSDTERLTTCNAMLKSARSIINSMVSNNAFGLNADLQQDMLNMLVLHLLNEQTPCQRIAPSYKHRKAVVDKVKDYIKAHPQNTVTITQLCELTFVSRRTLQYSFESILGINPLRFLRLTRLNNVRRELKLAKQDKPISVVAANWGFWHAGQFTKDYTQLFGENPSQTVSNHASYLKDSKSIIHG
- the arfA gene encoding alternative ribosome rescue factor ArfA, which gives rise to MAKKGKAKAVNKSAVDTGRGVIKHNALAALVTSKVFKPQVVKAKKGKGSFKRNNKHAGQESYLIAA
- a CDS encoding TonB-dependent siderophore receptor — its product is MSTYRLNTLAVAVAFAFSAPSMVNAQEAPTKAEKNIEQISVLGSRVSNRTATESSSPIDLIDADDLNKGGFTELGQSLQATAPSFNFSRTQVSDGSDLFRPATLRGLQPDQTLVLVNGKRRHNQSIFGLTSTVGGGSAGTDMNAIPLIALKGVEVLRDGAAAQYGSDAIAGVINLSLNDSTDLTTGYVQYGETAEGDGETISAGLNRGFELGNEGGFINLSLEYRDADKTNRAERDTGGSLNVAPGTLSDEVRWGQGNAESEFTSVFYNMALPMGEGELYSFGGYSERTALGNGFYRNFNEASKNVTQVYSDGFLPQIDNEAQDISVAVGFKGEINSDWTYDVSAVYGENQYDFTSRNTLNASYAAEYLFNNPGASDADIAANAGPTEGYSGGFRFDQTTFNADINGIVDIGRSEPVYVSIGAEYRKENYEIVPGEVASYACGAANTDTSYPSVNDPSQFAQCGFQAYNGLRPEASNKSDRDSYAVYVDAETMLSDAWNVSGALRYEDFSNAGDDIIGKVATRYEFNDDFAVRGALSTGFRAPSLQQSGYTAFTTNLGSDGTLSQSFTATTGSAFPAALGVDTLKLETSTNYSAGFVYDVTSDLSLTVDFYRVEIEDRITLGSLLSADDVAFSPEAVAALQATGAVQANYFSNSVNSTTQGVDIIASYRTDLYDGNFSATFAGNLNETQIDSVNAAPGIPKSVALDDIQSSFLTDGQPGERATLTFDYERDAYSAMIRFNYFGETDVKYFGNDHIELATDGSFKATSTVETAVLVDLNVSYEINEMFSLSVGADNVFDETPDELGDDEVLNAISNGAFKYPLRAVPYGFDGRSYYAKLSFSF
- a CDS encoding HDOD domain-containing protein; its protein translation is MKAIKVIILDDDAFLLKVLQRTIHRVFPEVDIITTADIDEFWQLLSAIKDVDLVLSDYLMPQMNGLDILEQCSSKNPYPVRALLTGDMRLSTMIQQPNIVHAYLAKPFNEADIAALFNNVAALKSLPFAYNVRRQLGAMISFPVYPLILKELRDLVQSDEFDLHDIAHVVSQEPIITAKLLQLANSAYLGFVRPTSSIDEAVSRLGTTILMAITTSLLVAKNFESSIPVDVHEKQLNIAANYASCVKDFAKLAGFNLHDQELLFSVALLSFVGKIILLSQAQSDVSDEHAQTISDGYVSANFISAYVLKLWGYDTKICNLLMSCHDLDGTDDNELTLFNHMLYIVWQIIFDEQPPMQLRAYCDSKGVDPLLCHVISEFDWHSYTS
- a CDS encoding EAL domain-containing protein, whose protein sequence is MALRILLVDDELNVLKSLKRVLARSGYDVLTASSGFEALEILAANQIEIIITDFRMPEMNGADLLRQVKSRWPDSVNLVLSGYADFKSVVELLNQGLVFRFLEKPWVDSELLENISEAKVKYEQRRAKRVRDQLLMGSMSGLIEIDNNGIINRFNAPAAEIIPDIHLYENKHLAYLDTAQNKSVSQSFVDKKSSTLFINYAHASDLAKNEEVMIERCLNDDYFQLLKLSSNSNSMSNIFQLTRTQSVVTNESEFYHHLTLCEANKKCYALVYIGIAQFQLINDLLGAEDGNHLIKLVLKVLKSVSEKSVKVFHKSADRFVLFVPEIKSDSEVLSDLNKAIEQLNKILPRKYIDAHVQLYGVYGLFPEDNLEGKELVNQMQLTLNYQLGEQQRIFSRFDPQLVADYRKNFELSRLLLIAVNKDELSLRFQPKVNIETGQVHSAEALIRWYEPSKYGWVPPAHFIPIAECDGQIIPIGRWVISQSCKTLKYWGDNNIGVNVLAINLSARQLKDDPGLIDYVLECLSCNGLESSQLVFELTETYLIEDFSACEQQLKRLKKLGVKLLIDDFGVGYSSLGYLSKLPVDGVKLDKALITDIESSLAMQSMIRNITRMSHDLSLIVIAEGVETAFECEVIKKLGCDYIQGYYYSQPLESDDFCNYLNHANTQGAK
- a CDS encoding ethanolamine ammonia-lyase subunit EutB — its product is MGQRHRYTLGTQVYNFKNLAQVMAKATPHRSGDRLAGVIAQSAQERAVAQMTLADIPLKAFLNEALIAYEDDEITRLIMDDHDANAFMAIAHLTVGDFRNWLLSDFATPSVLASVRQGITPEMAAAVSKIMRNQDLILIAKKCHVTSAFRNTIGLPGHLSTRLQPNHPTDDINGIAACILDGLLYGNGDAVIGINPATDNVAQAIKLMTLMDEVIQKYEIPTQSCVLTHVTNTIECIEAGAPVDLVFQSIGGTEATNSSFGFSLNTLAEAQDAALSLKRGTVGNNVMYFETGQGSSLSANAHHGLDQQTCETRAYAVARKFNPLLVNTVVGFIGPEYLFDGKEITRAGLEDHFCAKLLGIPMGCDVCYTNHAEADQNDMDNLLTLLGVAGCSFVMGIPGSDDIMLNYQTTSFHDALYVRRVLGSRPAPEFEKWLTNMNIMKNSSDVTLSHSLPAAFAKPLDALAGGRS